A single window of Mustela erminea isolate mMusErm1 chromosome 4, mMusErm1.Pri, whole genome shotgun sequence DNA harbors:
- the AKAP12 gene encoding A-kinase anchor protein 12 isoform X3, whose amino-acid sequence MPWWSNLCLGQRESEDVNERASDKVMAAGSVVAQDLAKDGQEEMPEIIDQIPSSESNLEELIQPADSQANDVGFKKVFKFVGFKFTVKKDKTEKSDTVQLLTVKKDEGEGSGAADGAGDHQEPSQETGEATAKDSELKQSTEKPEETLKHEPSNTEISLQAESVQAAEEGKEDGEDKQKEPTKSPESPASPVASETASPFKKFFTHGWAGWRKKTSFRKPKEEELEASEKKKDQEPEKGDTQEQEKTEDTSEKVAASEQERPQEIAQSVDAARLSAEFEKVELPSEDQVQGPPEERPAPLATEVFDDKVEIVAEVHVRMPEKKTEEEKAEGEEAVEPLPSEKGVDSQAELEKAEPPEEPGKMKEMCTPGGDHPQPADLSPEEKAPSAHPEGVVSEADMLSSQERVKVQGSPLKKLFTSTGLKKISGKKQKGKRGGGGDEESGEHHQVAAESPDSADEQKGESSASSPEEPEEIACLEKGLADTQQEGEAEEGTPSDGEKKREGVTPWASFKKMVTPKKRVRRLSESDKEDELEKVKSATLSSTESAASETQEEAKGSGEEQKPEEPKRRVDTSVSWEALICVGSSKKRARKASSSDDEGEPKTMGGDGQKPDDAGKDKETGPDAALASSQEQDQGPGSPSPEQAGSPTEGEGVSTWESFKRLVTPRKKSKSKLEEKSEDAVPGSVGEHSTSDAEPGKEESWVSIKKFIPGRRKKRSDGKAEHATAEDAGPPEVNEDDSDVPAVVPLSEYDAVEREKIEAQQAQKSEEKPEQQVAVAVSEELSTNLVHGVKVTVLDGARAVSSVEERSPSWISASVTETLEETEEEAKPLTGEVLEGEVLAEETSVVTKTLPEGQDATDDTVVSEAELTSEAVTAAEGAEAFCAEEAAEASGAEETADMVSAVSQLTDSPETTEEATPVQEVEGGVPDLEDQERRTQEVLRAVAEKVREGSPLPDGRVPEDMIQTTGDVEAKILEKVDGAEEDAPGLDLKKEADAVLEVKAQEAKAETLTQAEVVIQATPEGFEKVPAVTDSVDSSEPRTTCQAETLVGVKSELILEQAVAPDSAETLTDSETNGSTPVADLEALPGTQQEQILEMCEDSQVPEAEAVSVPEQLPPTPASFPSQEEIKGHSETEEVLEHMDKEVSVETVPILSKMDAIEEEGQFTGGESREKPLLKSPVAGADLETTGSQETSEVVLEDEAPKVSEFQKDDDTEVHSPTPSPTPVQGELEVQGEREEMEVEPAQATQEELEQKPAVTTSEELHKHLEQTDGVAVLHGEEEVTASEGSPRPVQEEVVRTEVQVQTPEVSLTPVAAAVEEKVLEETVKIVETMETRESADTQLVPEEESSEKDKDLTAQPGDIEAPTGTEAQPESAPVTTAAAPEGGIGADLEGEKTPPRRPSPEEEGAPSAGPEVQGSETRKEDGKAETEILKLETESSKLVQNVIQTVVDQLVSSEETAADFQTQAPPMIADAPEGRVHPETEEGEPQATARDGTQAVVANGEATLTAGEQTHSDVCEAVSEASVEVASVEVEPSSINDQQLEEAVLLSEEKKEATGTESVAVDGDRAGLEERLEGSLSEPQEDEKGHVVEPENQHSALEGVAAPGSLSKESPDTDGPTLKEKEGGQEVEFPEGKVHSELEEEIKTETQDDTEKQEAEPTKSEPTGS is encoded by the exons ATGCCCTGGTGGAGTAACCTTTGCC TTGGACAGAGGGAGTCTGAAGATGTGAATGAAAGAGCCTCAGATAAGGTGATGGCTGCTGGCTCCGTGGTCGCTCAAGACCTAGCAAAGGATGGGCAGGAGGAAATGCCTGAAATCATCGACCAGATTCCTTCTTCAGAAAGCAATTTAGAAGAGCTGATACAACCTGCTGATTCCCAGGCTAATGATGTTGGATTTAAGAAGGTGTTTAAGTTTGTTGGCTTTAAATTCACTGTCAAAAAGGATAAGACCGAGAAGTCCGACACTGTGCAGCTACTCACTGTCAAAAAAGATGAAGGGGAAGGATCAGGAGCAGCAGACGGGGCTGGTGACCACCAGGAACCCAGCCAGGAGACCGGAGAGGCAACAGCCAAAGACAGTGAATTAAAACAATCCACGGAGAAACCCGAAGAAACCCTTAAGCATGAGCCAAGCAACACAGAGATTTCTCTCCAGGCTGAGTCTGTTCAAGCAGCAGAGGAAGGCAAAGAGGACggggaagataaacaaaaagaaccCACCAAATCTCCAGAGTCCCCAGCTAGTCCGGTGGCCAGTGAAACAGCATCACCCTTCAAAAAGTTCTTCACGCACGGTTGGGCTGGCTGGAGAAAAAAGACCAGTTTCAGGAAGCcgaaggaggaggagctggaagcttcagagaagaaaaaggaccAAGAGCCTGAAAAAGGAGACACGCAGGAACAGGAAAAGACAGAAGATACCTCAGAGAAAGTGGCAGCTTCCGAGCAAGAGCGCCCCCAGGAGATCGCCCAGAGCGTTGACGCTGCCAGACTGTCCGCGGAATTTGAAAAAGTAGAGCTGCCCTCCGAAGATCAAGTGCAGGGACCCCCCGAAGAGAGACCCGCCCCTTTAGCCACAGAAGTATTTGATGATAAGGTAGAGATTGTTGCCGAAGTCCACGTTAGGATgccagagaagaagacagaagaggagaaggctgagggagaagaagcagTGGAGCCCTTGCCGTCTGAGAAAGGGGTAGACTCCCAGGCTGAGCTCGAGAAAGCGGAGCCTCCTGAGGAGCCGgggaagatgaaagaaatgtGTACCCCCGGAGGGGACCACCCCCAGCCGGCCGACCTGAGCCCCGAGGAGAAAGCGCCCTCTGCACACCCGGAGGGCGTCGTAAGTGAGGCAGACATGCTGTCCTCCCAAGAGAGAGTGAAAGTGCAAGGAAGccctttaaagaaactttttacCAGCACTGGCTTAAAAAAGATttctggaaagaaacagaaagggaagagaggaggaggaggggatgaAGAGTCGGGGGAGCACCACCAGGTCGCAGCGGAGTCTCCGGACAGTGCAGATGAACAGAAGGGCGAGAGCTCTGCCTCGTCCCCGGAGGAACCGGAGGAGATCGCGTGTCTAGAGAAAGGCCTCGCGGACACACAGCAGGAGGGGGAGGCTGAGGAAGGGACTCCCTCCGacggggagaagaagagagaaggtgtTACTCCCTGGGCATCTTTCAAAAAGATGGTGACGCCCAAGAAGCGTGTTAGAAGGCTTTCTGAAAGTGACAAAGAAGACGAGTTGGAGAAAGTCAAGAGCGCCACCTTGTCTTCCACGGAGAGCGCGGCCTCCGAGACGCAGGAGGAAGCCAAGGGAAGTGGAGAAGAGCAGAAGCCAGAAGAACCCAAGCGCCGGGTTGATACCTCAGTATCTTGGGAAGCTTTGATTTGTGTGGGATCATCCAAGAAAAGAGCGAGAAAAGCATCATCTTCCGATGATGAAGGGGAACCGAAAACGATGGGAGGAGACGGCCAGAAACCAGATGAtgcaggaaaagacaaagaaaccgGACCGGACGCTGCGCTTGCCAGTTCTCAGGAACAGGATCAGGGGCCGGGCAGCCCCTCACCTGAGCAAGCTGGCAGCCCCACCGAAGGAGAGGGGGTTTCCACCTGGGAGTCCTTTAAAAGATTAGTCACTCCAAGGAAAAAATCGAAGTCGAAACTGGAAGAGAAAAGCGAAGATGCTGTACCTGGGTCTGTTGGAGAACATTCCACGTCAGATGCTGAGCCTGGGAAAGAAGAGTCTTGGGTTTCCATTAAGAAATTTATTCCCGGACGAAGGAAGAAAAGGTCAGACGGGAAAGCAGAACACGCCACGGCTGAGGATGCGGGGCCGCCAGAGGTCAACGAAGATGACTCCGATGTCCCGGCCGTGGTACCTCTGTCCGAGTATGACGcggtggaaagggagaaaatcgaAGCTCAGCAAGCCCAAAAAAGCGAGGAGAAGCCTGAGCAGCAGGTAGCTGTTGCTGTGTCGGAAGAGCTCAGTACGAATCTGGTTCACGGCGTGAAGGTGACTGTCCTCGACGGGGCCAGGGCTGTTAGCAGTGTCGAAGAGAGGTCGCCGTCTTGGATATCCGCTTCGGTGACAGAAACTCttgaagaaacagaggaggaagccAAACCCCTAACTGGGGAGGTACTTGAAGGAGAGGTCCTTGCAGAAGAAACCTCCGTTGTTACCAAAACTCTGCCAGAGGGCCAAGATGCCACTGATGACACGGTTGTGAGCGAGGCGGAATTAACTTCGGAGGCCGTGACTGCTGCAGAAGGTGCAGAGGCATTTTGTGCTGAAGAAGCCGCAGAAGCATCTGGGGCTGAAGAGACTGCTGACATGGTCTCAGCTGTTTCTCAGCTCACCGACTCTCCAGAAACCACCGAGGAAGCAACACCCGTTCAGGAGGTGGAAGGCGGTGTGCCAGACCTGGAAGACCAAGAGAGGCGGACTCAAGAGGTCCTGCGGGCAGTTGCGGAGAAAGTTCGAGAAGGATCACCGCTGCCTGATGGCAGGGTGCCAGAAGACATGATTCAGACAACAGGGGACGTAGAAGCCAAAATACTGGAGAAGGTGGATGGAGCCGAAGAGGATGCTCCAGGGCTAGacctgaagaaagaggcagatgCAGTGTTGGAAGTGAAGGCACAGGAAGCTAAAGCTGAGACTTTGACACAAGCCGAAGTAGTCATACAGGCCACCCCAGAAGGCTTTGAGAAAGTTCCTGCAGTCACAGACAGTGTGGACTCCAGTGAGCCTAGAACCACTTGTCAAGCTGAAACCTTGGTTGGGGTAAAATCAGAGTTGATTCTGGAACAGGCTGTTGCTCCTGACTCCGCTGAAACCCTTACAGACAGCGAGACCAACGGAAGCACCCCCGTAGCAGATCTCGAAGCTCTCCCTGGAACACAGCAAGAGCAGATCCTGGAGATGTGCGAAGATTCCCAGGTCCCAGAAGCAGAAGCAGTTTCTGTCCCCGAACAGCTGCCTCCAACACCTGCTAGTTTTCCATCCCAGGAAGAAATTAAAGGACATTCAGAAACAGAAGAGGTTCTAGAACATATGGACAAAGAGGTATCGGTGGAAACCGTACCCATTCTTTCAAAGATGGATGCGATTGAAGAGGAAGGTCAGTTTACcggtggggagagcagagagaaacCGCTTCTCAAAAGCCCTGTCGCAGGTGCAGACCTTGAGACCACCGGGAGTCAGGAAACAAGTGAAGTTGTCCTTGAAGATGAAGCTCCTAAAGTATCTGAATTTCAAAAGGATGACGACACCGAAGTCCACAGCCCTACACCATCTCCCACCCCAGTGCAGGGAGAGTTGGAAGttcaaggagaaagggaggagatggAAGTAGAGCCAGCTCAAGCCACCCAGGAGGAACTCGAGCAAAAACCAGCTGTGACCACATCTGAGGAGCTTCATAAGCACCTGGAGCAGACAGACGGCGTGGCCGTCCTCCACGGGGAAGAGGAGGTTACCGCTTCGGAAGGTTCTCCCCGGCCAGTGCAGGAGGAAGTGGTACGCACAGAAGTTCAGGTCCAGACCCCAGAGGTGTCATTAACTCCAGTGGCTGCAGCAGTGGAGGAGAAGGTCTTAGAAGAAACTGTCAAGATTGTAGAAACCATGGAAACTCGGGAATCTGCAGACACACAGTTAGTACCCGAAGAAGAATCCTCCGAAAAAGATAAAGACTTGACCGCCCAGCCAGGGGACATCGAGGCGCCCACAGGGACTGAGGCTCAGCCGGAGTCAGCACCTGTGACCACAGCAGCTGCGCCTGAAGGAGGCATCGGTGCTGACCTGGAAGGAGAGAAAACCCCACCCCGGAGACCGTCTCCGGAGGAAGAGGGCGCGCCCAGTGCTGGTCCAGAAGTCCAAGGgagtgaaacaagaaaggaagatgGAAAGGCTGAAACCGAGATTTTGAAACTTGAGACTGAGAGCAGTAAACTTGTACAAAATGTAATCCAGACGGTTGTCGACCAGTTAGTGAGCTCGGAAGAAACAGCCGCTGATTTCCAGACACAGGCCCCGCCGATGATCGCCGACGCCCCGGAGGGGAGGGTGCACCCTGAGACCGAAGAAGGGGAGCCACAGGCCACTGCACGGGATGGAACTCAAGCTGTGGTGGCCAACGGAGAAGCCACGCTCACCGCCGGGGAACAGACCCATTCCGACGTGTGCGAAGCTGTGAGTGAAGCTTCAGTTGAGGTGGCAAGTGTTGAGGTAGAACCTTCCAGCATAAATGACCAGCAGCTCGAAGAGGCAGTTCTCCTGtcggaggaaaagaaagaagcaaccGGGACCGAGTCTGTTGCAGTAGATGGTGATCGTGCCGGCTTAGAAGAAAGGTTAGAGGGGTCCCTCTCTGAACCCCAAGAAGATGAAAAAGGTCATGTTGTTGAGCCGGAAAACCAGCACTCAGCCCTGGAAGGTGTGGCGGCCCCAGGAAGCTTGAGCAAAGAGTCCCCAGACACAGATGGACCAACactgaaggagaaggaaggtggcCAGGAAGTagaatttccagaaggaaaagtCCACAGCGAGTTAGAAGAAGAGATCAAAACCGAAACGCAGGATGACACTGAGAAACAGGAGGCAGAACCGACAAAATCCGAACCCACAGGATCCTAA
- the AKAP12 gene encoding A-kinase anchor protein 12 isoform X2, which produces MLGILTITVGQRESEDVNERASDKVMAAGSVVAQDLAKDGQEEMPEIIDQIPSSESNLEELIQPADSQANDVGFKKVFKFVGFKFTVKKDKTEKSDTVQLLTVKKDEGEGSGAADGAGDHQEPSQETGEATAKDSELKQSTEKPEETLKHEPSNTEISLQAESVQAAEEGKEDGEDKQKEPTKSPESPASPVASETASPFKKFFTHGWAGWRKKTSFRKPKEEELEASEKKKDQEPEKGDTQEQEKTEDTSEKVAASEQERPQEIAQSVDAARLSAEFEKVELPSEDQVQGPPEERPAPLATEVFDDKVEIVAEVHVRMPEKKTEEEKAEGEEAVEPLPSEKGVDSQAELEKAEPPEEPGKMKEMCTPGGDHPQPADLSPEEKAPSAHPEGVVSEADMLSSQERVKVQGSPLKKLFTSTGLKKISGKKQKGKRGGGGDEESGEHHQVAAESPDSADEQKGESSASSPEEPEEIACLEKGLADTQQEGEAEEGTPSDGEKKREGVTPWASFKKMVTPKKRVRRLSESDKEDELEKVKSATLSSTESAASETQEEAKGSGEEQKPEEPKRRVDTSVSWEALICVGSSKKRARKASSSDDEGEPKTMGGDGQKPDDAGKDKETGPDAALASSQEQDQGPGSPSPEQAGSPTEGEGVSTWESFKRLVTPRKKSKSKLEEKSEDAVPGSVGEHSTSDAEPGKEESWVSIKKFIPGRRKKRSDGKAEHATAEDAGPPEVNEDDSDVPAVVPLSEYDAVEREKIEAQQAQKSEEKPEQQVAVAVSEELSTNLVHGVKVTVLDGARAVSSVEERSPSWISASVTETLEETEEEAKPLTGEVLEGEVLAEETSVVTKTLPEGQDATDDTVVSEAELTSEAVTAAEGAEAFCAEEAAEASGAEETADMVSAVSQLTDSPETTEEATPVQEVEGGVPDLEDQERRTQEVLRAVAEKVREGSPLPDGRVPEDMIQTTGDVEAKILEKVDGAEEDAPGLDLKKEADAVLEVKAQEAKAETLTQAEVVIQATPEGFEKVPAVTDSVDSSEPRTTCQAETLVGVKSELILEQAVAPDSAETLTDSETNGSTPVADLEALPGTQQEQILEMCEDSQVPEAEAVSVPEQLPPTPASFPSQEEIKGHSETEEVLEHMDKEVSVETVPILSKMDAIEEEGQFTGGESREKPLLKSPVAGADLETTGSQETSEVVLEDEAPKVSEFQKDDDTEVHSPTPSPTPVQGELEVQGEREEMEVEPAQATQEELEQKPAVTTSEELHKHLEQTDGVAVLHGEEEVTASEGSPRPVQEEVVRTEVQVQTPEVSLTPVAAAVEEKVLEETVKIVETMETRESADTQLVPEEESSEKDKDLTAQPGDIEAPTGTEAQPESAPVTTAAAPEGGIGADLEGEKTPPRRPSPEEEGAPSAGPEVQGSETRKEDGKAETEILKLETESSKLVQNVIQTVVDQLVSSEETAADFQTQAPPMIADAPEGRVHPETEEGEPQATARDGTQAVVANGEATLTAGEQTHSDVCEAVSEASVEVASVEVEPSSINDQQLEEAVLLSEEKKEATGTESVAVDGDRAGLEERLEGSLSEPQEDEKGHVVEPENQHSALEGVAAPGSLSKESPDTDGPTLKEKEGGQEVEFPEGKVHSELEEEIKTETQDDTEKQEAEPTKSEPTGS; this is translated from the exons ATGCTGGGAATCCTCACCATCACAG TTGGACAGAGGGAGTCTGAAGATGTGAATGAAAGAGCCTCAGATAAGGTGATGGCTGCTGGCTCCGTGGTCGCTCAAGACCTAGCAAAGGATGGGCAGGAGGAAATGCCTGAAATCATCGACCAGATTCCTTCTTCAGAAAGCAATTTAGAAGAGCTGATACAACCTGCTGATTCCCAGGCTAATGATGTTGGATTTAAGAAGGTGTTTAAGTTTGTTGGCTTTAAATTCACTGTCAAAAAGGATAAGACCGAGAAGTCCGACACTGTGCAGCTACTCACTGTCAAAAAAGATGAAGGGGAAGGATCAGGAGCAGCAGACGGGGCTGGTGACCACCAGGAACCCAGCCAGGAGACCGGAGAGGCAACAGCCAAAGACAGTGAATTAAAACAATCCACGGAGAAACCCGAAGAAACCCTTAAGCATGAGCCAAGCAACACAGAGATTTCTCTCCAGGCTGAGTCTGTTCAAGCAGCAGAGGAAGGCAAAGAGGACggggaagataaacaaaaagaaccCACCAAATCTCCAGAGTCCCCAGCTAGTCCGGTGGCCAGTGAAACAGCATCACCCTTCAAAAAGTTCTTCACGCACGGTTGGGCTGGCTGGAGAAAAAAGACCAGTTTCAGGAAGCcgaaggaggaggagctggaagcttcagagaagaaaaaggaccAAGAGCCTGAAAAAGGAGACACGCAGGAACAGGAAAAGACAGAAGATACCTCAGAGAAAGTGGCAGCTTCCGAGCAAGAGCGCCCCCAGGAGATCGCCCAGAGCGTTGACGCTGCCAGACTGTCCGCGGAATTTGAAAAAGTAGAGCTGCCCTCCGAAGATCAAGTGCAGGGACCCCCCGAAGAGAGACCCGCCCCTTTAGCCACAGAAGTATTTGATGATAAGGTAGAGATTGTTGCCGAAGTCCACGTTAGGATgccagagaagaagacagaagaggagaaggctgagggagaagaagcagTGGAGCCCTTGCCGTCTGAGAAAGGGGTAGACTCCCAGGCTGAGCTCGAGAAAGCGGAGCCTCCTGAGGAGCCGgggaagatgaaagaaatgtGTACCCCCGGAGGGGACCACCCCCAGCCGGCCGACCTGAGCCCCGAGGAGAAAGCGCCCTCTGCACACCCGGAGGGCGTCGTAAGTGAGGCAGACATGCTGTCCTCCCAAGAGAGAGTGAAAGTGCAAGGAAGccctttaaagaaactttttacCAGCACTGGCTTAAAAAAGATttctggaaagaaacagaaagggaagagaggaggaggaggggatgaAGAGTCGGGGGAGCACCACCAGGTCGCAGCGGAGTCTCCGGACAGTGCAGATGAACAGAAGGGCGAGAGCTCTGCCTCGTCCCCGGAGGAACCGGAGGAGATCGCGTGTCTAGAGAAAGGCCTCGCGGACACACAGCAGGAGGGGGAGGCTGAGGAAGGGACTCCCTCCGacggggagaagaagagagaaggtgtTACTCCCTGGGCATCTTTCAAAAAGATGGTGACGCCCAAGAAGCGTGTTAGAAGGCTTTCTGAAAGTGACAAAGAAGACGAGTTGGAGAAAGTCAAGAGCGCCACCTTGTCTTCCACGGAGAGCGCGGCCTCCGAGACGCAGGAGGAAGCCAAGGGAAGTGGAGAAGAGCAGAAGCCAGAAGAACCCAAGCGCCGGGTTGATACCTCAGTATCTTGGGAAGCTTTGATTTGTGTGGGATCATCCAAGAAAAGAGCGAGAAAAGCATCATCTTCCGATGATGAAGGGGAACCGAAAACGATGGGAGGAGACGGCCAGAAACCAGATGAtgcaggaaaagacaaagaaaccgGACCGGACGCTGCGCTTGCCAGTTCTCAGGAACAGGATCAGGGGCCGGGCAGCCCCTCACCTGAGCAAGCTGGCAGCCCCACCGAAGGAGAGGGGGTTTCCACCTGGGAGTCCTTTAAAAGATTAGTCACTCCAAGGAAAAAATCGAAGTCGAAACTGGAAGAGAAAAGCGAAGATGCTGTACCTGGGTCTGTTGGAGAACATTCCACGTCAGATGCTGAGCCTGGGAAAGAAGAGTCTTGGGTTTCCATTAAGAAATTTATTCCCGGACGAAGGAAGAAAAGGTCAGACGGGAAAGCAGAACACGCCACGGCTGAGGATGCGGGGCCGCCAGAGGTCAACGAAGATGACTCCGATGTCCCGGCCGTGGTACCTCTGTCCGAGTATGACGcggtggaaagggagaaaatcgaAGCTCAGCAAGCCCAAAAAAGCGAGGAGAAGCCTGAGCAGCAGGTAGCTGTTGCTGTGTCGGAAGAGCTCAGTACGAATCTGGTTCACGGCGTGAAGGTGACTGTCCTCGACGGGGCCAGGGCTGTTAGCAGTGTCGAAGAGAGGTCGCCGTCTTGGATATCCGCTTCGGTGACAGAAACTCttgaagaaacagaggaggaagccAAACCCCTAACTGGGGAGGTACTTGAAGGAGAGGTCCTTGCAGAAGAAACCTCCGTTGTTACCAAAACTCTGCCAGAGGGCCAAGATGCCACTGATGACACGGTTGTGAGCGAGGCGGAATTAACTTCGGAGGCCGTGACTGCTGCAGAAGGTGCAGAGGCATTTTGTGCTGAAGAAGCCGCAGAAGCATCTGGGGCTGAAGAGACTGCTGACATGGTCTCAGCTGTTTCTCAGCTCACCGACTCTCCAGAAACCACCGAGGAAGCAACACCCGTTCAGGAGGTGGAAGGCGGTGTGCCAGACCTGGAAGACCAAGAGAGGCGGACTCAAGAGGTCCTGCGGGCAGTTGCGGAGAAAGTTCGAGAAGGATCACCGCTGCCTGATGGCAGGGTGCCAGAAGACATGATTCAGACAACAGGGGACGTAGAAGCCAAAATACTGGAGAAGGTGGATGGAGCCGAAGAGGATGCTCCAGGGCTAGacctgaagaaagaggcagatgCAGTGTTGGAAGTGAAGGCACAGGAAGCTAAAGCTGAGACTTTGACACAAGCCGAAGTAGTCATACAGGCCACCCCAGAAGGCTTTGAGAAAGTTCCTGCAGTCACAGACAGTGTGGACTCCAGTGAGCCTAGAACCACTTGTCAAGCTGAAACCTTGGTTGGGGTAAAATCAGAGTTGATTCTGGAACAGGCTGTTGCTCCTGACTCCGCTGAAACCCTTACAGACAGCGAGACCAACGGAAGCACCCCCGTAGCAGATCTCGAAGCTCTCCCTGGAACACAGCAAGAGCAGATCCTGGAGATGTGCGAAGATTCCCAGGTCCCAGAAGCAGAAGCAGTTTCTGTCCCCGAACAGCTGCCTCCAACACCTGCTAGTTTTCCATCCCAGGAAGAAATTAAAGGACATTCAGAAACAGAAGAGGTTCTAGAACATATGGACAAAGAGGTATCGGTGGAAACCGTACCCATTCTTTCAAAGATGGATGCGATTGAAGAGGAAGGTCAGTTTACcggtggggagagcagagagaaacCGCTTCTCAAAAGCCCTGTCGCAGGTGCAGACCTTGAGACCACCGGGAGTCAGGAAACAAGTGAAGTTGTCCTTGAAGATGAAGCTCCTAAAGTATCTGAATTTCAAAAGGATGACGACACCGAAGTCCACAGCCCTACACCATCTCCCACCCCAGTGCAGGGAGAGTTGGAAGttcaaggagaaagggaggagatggAAGTAGAGCCAGCTCAAGCCACCCAGGAGGAACTCGAGCAAAAACCAGCTGTGACCACATCTGAGGAGCTTCATAAGCACCTGGAGCAGACAGACGGCGTGGCCGTCCTCCACGGGGAAGAGGAGGTTACCGCTTCGGAAGGTTCTCCCCGGCCAGTGCAGGAGGAAGTGGTACGCACAGAAGTTCAGGTCCAGACCCCAGAGGTGTCATTAACTCCAGTGGCTGCAGCAGTGGAGGAGAAGGTCTTAGAAGAAACTGTCAAGATTGTAGAAACCATGGAAACTCGGGAATCTGCAGACACACAGTTAGTACCCGAAGAAGAATCCTCCGAAAAAGATAAAGACTTGACCGCCCAGCCAGGGGACATCGAGGCGCCCACAGGGACTGAGGCTCAGCCGGAGTCAGCACCTGTGACCACAGCAGCTGCGCCTGAAGGAGGCATCGGTGCTGACCTGGAAGGAGAGAAAACCCCACCCCGGAGACCGTCTCCGGAGGAAGAGGGCGCGCCCAGTGCTGGTCCAGAAGTCCAAGGgagtgaaacaagaaaggaagatgGAAAGGCTGAAACCGAGATTTTGAAACTTGAGACTGAGAGCAGTAAACTTGTACAAAATGTAATCCAGACGGTTGTCGACCAGTTAGTGAGCTCGGAAGAAACAGCCGCTGATTTCCAGACACAGGCCCCGCCGATGATCGCCGACGCCCCGGAGGGGAGGGTGCACCCTGAGACCGAAGAAGGGGAGCCACAGGCCACTGCACGGGATGGAACTCAAGCTGTGGTGGCCAACGGAGAAGCCACGCTCACCGCCGGGGAACAGACCCATTCCGACGTGTGCGAAGCTGTGAGTGAAGCTTCAGTTGAGGTGGCAAGTGTTGAGGTAGAACCTTCCAGCATAAATGACCAGCAGCTCGAAGAGGCAGTTCTCCTGtcggaggaaaagaaagaagcaaccGGGACCGAGTCTGTTGCAGTAGATGGTGATCGTGCCGGCTTAGAAGAAAGGTTAGAGGGGTCCCTCTCTGAACCCCAAGAAGATGAAAAAGGTCATGTTGTTGAGCCGGAAAACCAGCACTCAGCCCTGGAAGGTGTGGCGGCCCCAGGAAGCTTGAGCAAAGAGTCCCCAGACACAGATGGACCAACactgaaggagaaggaaggtggcCAGGAAGTagaatttccagaaggaaaagtCCACAGCGAGTTAGAAGAAGAGATCAAAACCGAAACGCAGGATGACACTGAGAAACAGGAGGCAGAACCGACAAAATCCGAACCCACAGGATCCTAA